Proteins from one Porites lutea chromosome 3, jaPorLute2.1, whole genome shotgun sequence genomic window:
- the LOC140931496 gene encoding uncharacterized protein — translation MNCKHVTLLVLLDLSAAFDTVDHNILLARLKSSIGINGTALNWFTSYLNNRSKRVSLNGFTSDSFNLPYGVPQGSCLGPLLFTIYSSKLFEVIKCHLPEAHAYADDTQLYLSFSPDTATNQTDAVIAMERCISDIRTWMLTDKLKLNDDNTEFMLIGTKQQLSKVNIDCLTVGSIDVVPVTVARNLGTWFDSNLNLQEQIQKTCKSGFFPFTQYSAYPKISVPGVCTNFGPCFYHWSYRLLQQPSIWFTLCSST, via the coding sequence ATGAATTGCAAGCATGTAACCCTTCTAGTTCTCCTAGATTTAAGCGCAGCGTTTGACACTGTTGACCACAATATCCTGCTTGCTCGTCTTAAGTCAAGTATTGGCATAAATGGCACCGCCCTTAATTGGTTTACGTCTTATCTTAACAACAGGTCGAAACGAGTCTCGCTAAATGGCTTTACATCTGACAGTTTTAACCTTCCTTATGGCGTTCCACAAGGATCGTGTCTGGGGCCattgttgtttaccatttattcCAGCAAACTGTTTGAAGTCATCAAATGCCATCTACCTGAAGCACATGCctatgctgatgacactcagCTTTACCTGTCATTTAGTCCTGACACGGCTACTAATCAGACTGATGCGGTCATTGCCATGGAACGCTGTATATCGGACATTCGTACGTGGATGCTTACGGATAAGCTCAAACTTAATGATGACAACACTGAGTTCATGTTGATtggtacaaaacaacaactttccaaAGTAAATATTGATTGCCTTACTGTAGGAAGCATTGACGTTGTTCCTGTCACTGTGGCAAGAAATTTAGGGACATGGTTTGATTCTAACTTGAATCTCCAGGAACAGATccaaaaaacttgtaaatctGGGTTTTTTCCATTTACACAATATTCGGCGTATCCGAAAATATCTGTCCCAGGAGTCTGCACGAACTTTGGTCCATGCTTTTATCATTGGTCGTATAGATTACTGCAACAGCCTTCTATTTGGTTTACCCTCTGCTCATCTACTTAA